A window of Phragmites australis chromosome 2, lpPhrAust1.1, whole genome shotgun sequence genomic DNA:
TCGGTCTATAGTAGTATTATGGCTGCTAGGTCATAACTTAGAGCAGAAGATGGAGATGAGCACTTGAGAAAGAAAACGAGTCAGCTCTGAAAATACCTGTTGCTCCCACAGGAAGGATCGGTGGATATTGGATGGCACCAAACTAGTGCGCCAGCTGACCAGTTAAAGCTTCCAGTTGAGTTGATTGATACGCGAACAAGCAAGCTGCTGCTGGAAGAGTCAGATTCACTGCTCATGGTTTGATAACCGGCATGCGTACCACATTTATTCATTCCATCGCTATCCGCATTCTCTTTGTGCAAATATGACTGCGACACCTTCTAGAGCCATTCCATTTATTAGATTGAGGGTACGTATAAGGTTGTTATTTTTTGCGGACTTGTAAGGTTGTTCTTTATTTCAACTTATAGTCCCAATTGTGCAAAGGTTTCCGCTATTTTAAGCAGTAGCTCAATACGATATTTTCTTATCCGTCTCTAGAGTGTTCCAATATGATCTtttgaaaatatataataataaaatttgtttcatgatgaatctaataatataaaagttttaaatatctacagattttttaagaaaaaacggATGGTCAAATTTActatattattagatttatcatgaaacaaactttattagtatagtatatttttaaatatctataaatctttttaaaaaacgAACGGTCAAATTTGCTACGGTAAAATATGGTGACAAGTAAAACCAATACTAAGATGTTAATAGGTTTAGGGTGCAAAGGAACTAATATAAAACCACATTTACTAATGCAAGAAATCAACTCATCTTCCTTCTCATTTAATTTCTGTGCATGAAAGAATGTTTTATGATTTCCTTTCTTTAAACAGTTACATTTTCCAATATGATTTCTGATTTTAGTATGTTTTGAACAGTAGAGTATTTTACAAACTGGTTCTCTTAAAGGTAAGGGTGAACGGCGAATACATGCTATTCATTTAATAGTAATAGTTCTTTGTTAAAACAAAAAATGGGATCCTGTTGAAAAAGGAACACAGAATTCAGACATATGAGCTGGAAACTGATCCTGAGATTACTCCGGCTAGCTATCACAGACATAGCATGTGTGCAGGACTAGGACAGAGCCAAAGCTGAGTGGTTTACACATTTTTGGGAAGTTGATCAATTTCAGTTATCGTTTTCTTTAGTAGCAGTGCCTTTTGTAAATAATTCATTGTGTTCCATCGATTATCCTTCTTGGGAACCTTTAGGTTTCCTATTTTAATAAAGAAGACACTATCAAAGTTTTAATGCTGAAGTTTCATATATTGTTTCATAATCTTGTTTGGTTTTAAGATTTCTTTTTGCAAAAACCTGCTTATGTTGTTGTCGGTCAGAAACATCCAGTAGGTTTATTCAAGTTGGTGAATTCGTCCTGACGAACTCATTGTTCTGTTCATGGCCAGTGCTGCTTTCCTGTTAATCGTGCGGTGCATGTATGTAAGCGTTCCTACAATCACATAGAAGTTGGAACGGCAATCTCGTGGGATGATGCTCTGCAATCGGGCATGAGGCATTTCCATCACAAGTACTACAAGCTGTTCACCTGCAACTGCCACTCGTTTGTGGCAAACTGCCTGAACCGGCTCGCCTACAATGACTCTGTGGAGTGGAATGTTTTGAATGTGGTGGCTCTTATTTGGTTGCATGGCCACTGGGTGGACAAAATGTCTGTCGTTCCGTCATTCTTTCCTTTCCTAACTGTGACATGCATCGGTATTTTATTGGCTGGCTGGTCTTTCCTAATAGGGATGGCAGCATTCTCTTCTCTTTTGATTGGGTGGTTTGTTTTTACAGAATACTGCGTTAAGGGCTTGGTATGTTGATTGACTTATATGACATTTTGACTGAGCCCCACAAGGAATTCTGGAAAGCAACTACTGAAACTACTCACTATCAAGATCATCGAAAGCACCAGTTAGCTCCTCGCGCTCTACAACTTATGGATGTACTCACCGTGTTGGATTTTCATAAATAGCTATGATATTATCTGCTTCAGTGATTCAGAAAACTTCTAATGAACTCCTTGACTTTTCCCCCTTCTTGTGATCATGTTGCTGGAATTTAGTTAGTGGCATTCTAATATTCTTCACGTGATTGACCTGGTGGTTTTGAGGCTCCACGAGCTTAAATCTTTGTAAAAATGCAGTCCTGACAAGTGAACTGATCTCGGATATAACGCTAAGTTTGATATTGGCATTGCTGAATTATTCACCAGGTTACAATGTCAGACGTAGTAACTACTAGTAGTAGCAGCAACGCCTGCTGCCTGCTGGCTAACCGAATGCTGTTTCTGCACATGAACTGCCTGAATGCTCCGAAGCTACTTACTCGTAACTCGTCGAAGCGACTGAAATCCTCAGGCTTGAAAGGGGAATTCGTCAGGCCAGTCCACATTCTTCAGAATCTAATCAGGTAAAAAAAACAAGCTGAAATTAACAGAATAATATTTTCGAAAGAAAAAGGCGGAGAAAATAATAGAGCAAGAAGCGGTAGCGACATCAACCTGTTCGACCAGGGAAACCCCTGGCCTCAGCCGCGCTCCGGCAACGAACGAGCGGGACGAGGTGCCGCCGGAAGCCATGCGAGCGAACCGGCCGATGAAGGTGGCGCCGAGGCCGAGGAAGACGCGCCGCAGCCGCGCGGCCTGCGATGGCACGGGAGCGCGGCGGGCGCAGGCTCGAAGCCTTCTCGTCTGCGGCCTTCTCAGGGCGACGAGGAGACAAGGCGGTGGCGTGAGGCTGGCCATGGACTCTGGACACGGGCACGGCCGTGGCGCGGTGGTTAAGTGGGTAACGCGACGCTAGGCCGCCGTGTGTCATGGACCAGTACTCATGTCCGCGCGCCAATGCCAAGGCCATGGCATGGCCAAGAGCAAAGAGGGCGTCGTGGCGCCACGCGCGTCGCAGGAGAGCAGGGACGTCTGGTACATTCTCCGTCGGCTCCGGTACTGCCTACGGGTCCCACGGTTCAGTGACAGGAAGCCTTCTCAACTAGCAACACTGATCTTGATGTGGactaagaaattaaaaaaaaattcagagccCAACTAGCAAAAAGATTATCGTGGAAGAAACCCATTTGAATTGGGTAGGGATGGATGATATTCTAAGAACGAataaattatgatatttaaaactaattaattttaaaaaatttataagatgaatctatattaatttttatctaaatgtgtgtcggagggtgaactcctgtcgcaaggATTCTAGGGActtctttttagagattcggtcaggagatgatcctgaatatgttcgccggagaaataaatgggtatgaatgcgatggtcGGTGGGGCggagtgatctaatgcggaacggagtaaatacACCAGCGGTtaagacaggttcaggccgcacgggggcgtaacaccttactcctgtatggatactatgaatgccctgagaaagtccctcaaggatgttgctagttacaagaatgtttatctatcttagagcctagGGCTCTTTTTTCTAAGAACGAATAAATTATGATATCTAAaactaattaattttaaaaactttataaaataaatctatattaatttctatctaaatatattttaaatttatttagtgTATCGACTCTATTATTCAAAAAGTTTTACAACATATACCAATCATAGTAAATTAATCTAAGAAGTTAAATATGGAAAGATAgattacaagaatgtaaatacgaaaatgtaaagatggtaaagagagtaaactcggtataaaagatttttatccGGTTGTATCAACAACTCTAATCCACGTCGAAGCAGCCACCTAGGTTATAGCTCTTTGACAGCATCCGATCACATCCTTTGAgccacctagacctcaagtaggttgagccaccaagataaaGTCTCACCACATAcatctcttccagtcacttgccgcTGTCTTCATTTCAAAGCTTTAGCAATAAGGGCAAAGGTCTCCGTATCTCCGTACAATAGTCTTGCTGTCACTCTACatcaagttagagggtcaacaagcatgagctaCTAAGGCTCATGGtgccaacgagtcaccaagatttgAACATGTCAatataccacttggtataatatAGAATCACTTATTGATCTCTCTCTAGACagtaacacctagcaacaactctctctagacctattagtactaatcactctataatcttgtacttaactgacttagatgatcacttttaacactttgatgacttggatgtcttttcaAATGTCTATGAGTTTATAtggactctagcacactcaaatggctaagtaggagtatttataggctcAAACTCATAAATTAGTCGTTGCTTCAATGGTTAAAAAGACTGTAAACATTGGATGATCCGTCATTAACAACAGTACAAACACCGagccatccggtgtgtacaatagtaaaaactagccattgaaactaGTCGTTAGACCTACACTTAAACTCATTCCCAACATGGGTATTCCGGTGTAAACTtcaacttcatcaccggactatccagtttATATACTTGAGTCAAGTGAGCCACTTCTCACTATTCATTTGTCCGGCATATAAATCCTCTGATCACCTGACTAGACTATTAGTAGAACTTCATCTCCACTGAGCCGAAAGCATATGTtctgaaaaatactccggtaaaaCTATCTTAGAGATcgccagactatctggtgagttcaaaacCTTTCCTATGAAAATCTACACAAGTTCTGAAGAACACTCTGATGTACACATCACTtcaacaccgaatcatccggtgtatagaaATGAAGAACATATTCTGAGtcaaaatactccgatgtgaaTTTCTAAGCATCGGATTATCCGATAAGTACATCTTTCTGAGCACCGGTCTATCTAGTGAGTGTAATATCTTTAAACTTAtctaattcaaactttcttgagttccgCTTCGAtatcttcttcatgtattacatttATAACACCcataaaacatatacttgacaaatatattagttctATTAACTATATTACTATTAGTCATCAAAATCGCAtacatatttaaaaaaagtCATATTTGCTTAAGTTGATAGCTCAAGCTATCCAGAACAAGCTTTGCATAACAATCAGAAGTCAGAAGGTAGTAAGTTTGGATGCAGAATCATCTAGGTCTGCACAAGAAAACTATAATATGCAGAATCATCTAGGTCTGCACAAGAAAACTATAATATGCAGAATCCAACTAGCAACAATGATAGGTTCGCGGTCAACGTTTCAtggttgctattttttttaggatGCGTCTATTTGACTGTTTTACTACTCTCTCACGGTTGCAGACCATTCTTTCTAATATCTAGTTCAAAGAGAGATCAGCTTAAATGTAGTTTGGCACTCAGAAGAAACTTCCCTCAGAAAACTGGTGCAAAAATATTGCAAGGACAAGATATTCCAACTCTTAACTAGGATTAATACGATTCTATAATTTCGTTGCTGTAACATCTAGTCAAGAAACTTCCCTCAGAAAACTGATGCAAAAATATTGCAAGCACAAGATATTCTCACTCTTAATTAGAATTAATACGATTCCATAATTCCGTTGATGTAACAAACATGTAAATAACAAATATCATCTGTCTTATCTCCGTCTAAAAACTACTATTGATCTTACCATCCCACTAGTAAATGAGTTGTGTAGAAAACTCTTGTGTGGCTACTAAATATCGTAAAATAACTCATCTCCTGGTAGTATGGTCGGATGATAAAATCAACTACAACCTTTAGATGAACATTAGATGAATGGTATTCGTGGTTTGTACGTTTGCAACCATTCTCTTGTTTCAACAAGAGATTTTTGCGACTAAATTTCCGCCATTTGCTGTATTTCATGGCGAACTAACTACGTTCCGCTCGGTCCCACCGAGAAAAGTTCATAAGCGATCGGTCATGTGTTTGAGGCTTGCAAGGAAGAGGAACCAACGTGCATGATTGGATGACCAATGCTTGGAGTTGTGAGTCTTGTGACTACATCAGGTCCCACGGTACGTGTAGAAACTTGCAGCAAGAGACGGGGAAGGCGTGAGGCAGAGAGGTGCATAGCTTGCAaggaaaatataatttttttatgtaaataTATCTGTTACTTATTTAATAGGACTATTTCACCTTGCCATTCtttggttgattttttttcttctataacacacataagaacagAAGAACACTAATCACTCCGACCAAGTAGGCCCAGCTCCCAGACCTGCTGACCAATGGAACAGCGCCATGTGGAATTAACAGCTCACGCAACGGCACGAGATTTGTTTTTTCCGTCTTATTCTTAACTCTTTTTTTCTATTAACATTATCTTGATCCCATCTCGCGTCCTACCCTCCCCACCGCCACAGGGATCCAGAGGGGCTCATCACGCGTCGGACGGCTtgtagctgtacacgtggaggctGGCATGTGGGGCCACGGCGCCCAAGACGATCCTGGCCGTCGCCTcctgcgccaccgccgccccttCCTTCTCCacgagcgccgccgccaccacgtCCCCGGCGGGGCCGCCTCCGGCTGCTATCATCGCAATGATGGCTGCCTGGACGGGGCCCAGCGTCGGGTTGTAGGCGGCTGACTCCAGGCACCCCCCGGCGTAGATCCTCCCGTCAGCGTCCGCCACTGCGAACCCCGAAGGGCACTCGCTGTACGGCGCGTGCGCCGCCCGCGCGGCCGCCTCCGCAGCCTCCCTCAGGCGCGCCTCCAGGTCTCCGCCAGCGAAGCCATTGGCGACCGCGGCGACGGGGTCGCCCAGAGGGTTGTCGTGCGGCTCGAGGACGAGTGGCACATTCTCGGGGAGGAGGTCGTGGGGCCCGAAGGGGCGGAGAAGGAGGGATGCCACCGTGCGCCACTCGGGCGCGCAGCCTTCCTCGGCGTCGGTGGTCACGAGGATTTGGATGTTGGCGGCGGCGCGGATCTCCTGGAGGAACTGGCGGCAGTGGCCGCAGGGCATGTGAGAGACAGCGATGGCGCGCAGCGCGTGCTCCCCCGCGGCGGCCGCGTTGGCGACGAGGAACTGCTCGGCGTGGACGGACTgcgacagcggcacgccgcggAACTCGAGGTTCACGCCGACGTAGACGCGGCCGCTCACGCCCAGCCCCACGGCACCCACGGGGAACCGCGAGATCGGGGCGCGCGCGCGTTTCATCGCCGACGGCACCAACAGCGGCAGCAGGTCCTGCACGGTCGccacgccggccgccgccgcggcgcgctcggcctcctcCGCGCTCATCACGAACCCCGtcagctccgccgccgccgcggcctccggCTTGGGCGCCACCTGCTCCTCCCCCATTGCTCAGATCTGACTCTAACTAACTTACTAGCATACAAGTTGCTACCTCCTAATCGTGTTTAGCCCCTTCACAAGAAAGTGCTTAGATGTTTCCTCGAAGtgtggaggagaagagagaggggcaGCCTTACTGGCTGTGGTGCGATGCGAGGCTATTTATAAGGGACGCAGCAAGTGTTTCgttatttctttttttgtttttcttcttctct
This region includes:
- the LOC133908591 gene encoding protein REVERSION-TO-ETHYLENE SENSITIVITY1-like isoform X2; translation: MTATPSRAIPFIRLRCCFPVNRAVHVCKRSYNHIEVGTAISWDDALQSGMRHFHHKYYKLFTCNCHSFVANCLNRLAYNDSVEWNVLNVVALIWLHGHWVDKIILR
- the LOC133908592 gene encoding cytidine deaminase 1-like yields the protein MGEEQVAPKPEAAAAAELTGFVMSAEEAERAAAAAGVATVQDLLPLLVPSAMKRARAPISRFPVGAVGLGVSGRVYVGVNLEFRGVPLSQSVHAEQFLVANAAAAGEHALRAIAVSHMPCGHCRQFLQEIRAAANIQILVTTDAEEGCAPEWRTVASLLLRPFGPHDLLPENVPLVLEPHDNPLGDPVAAVANGFAGGDLEARLREAAEAAARAAHAPYSECPSGFAVADADGRIYAGGCLESAAYNPTLGPVQAAIIAMIAAGGGPAGDVVAAALVEKEGAAVAQEATARIVLGAVAPHASLHVYSYKPSDA
- the LOC133908591 gene encoding protein REVERSION-TO-ETHYLENE SENSITIVITY1-like isoform X1, with translation MTATPSRAIPFIRLRCCFPVNRAVHVCKRSYNHIEVGTAISWDDALQSGMRHFHHKYYKLFTCNCHSFVANCLNRLAYNDSVEWNVLNVVALIWLHGHWVDKMSVVPSFFPFLTVTCIEYCVKGLVC